GTGCGAAAAGTAGATAAAAAATTATGTAGCTACACTGGTCGAGCTTTGTCCTGGGCTTACAAGTAAAGTGGGCGGCAGATGGGAAGCTCGCCAACCAGCTCCGGGCCTGTACCTTTGAGCAAACGTCTGCCAACGCTTTCAGCGTAGCTGAAGCCCGTTTTTTAGATTTTGAATCCTCCGCCTATGGGCCTGAAGTCTACCTTGAGCCGGCCGCTGGCCGCTTATGTTGCCCGCCAGTACGCCCGCTGGCAGCACGACCCCATTGGCACCCAGCAGCGGGTGCTGCGGGAGCTACTGCGGCAAGGCGCCCGCACCCACTTCGGCCGCGACCATGACCTGGGCACGGCCCGCACGGCTCAGGACCTGGCCGCCCGCGTGCCGGTGCGCGACTACGAAGGCCTGAAACCGTATTTCGAGCGAGTAAAGGCCGGCGAGGCCGATGTGCTGTGGCCGGGGAAGCCGCTGTACCTGGCCAAAACCAGCGGCACCACCAGCGGGGCCAAGTACATTCCACTAACCCGTGCCAGCATCCCCAACCACATCAACGGGGCCCGCGACGCCCTGCTGCATTACGTTCATAAAACTGGCAAGAGCCGGTTTCTGGATGGCAAGCTGATATTTTTGTCGGGCTCCCCGGAGCTGGAGACGGTGGGCGGCATCCCGACGGGGCGGCTGTCGGGCATCGTCAACCACCACGTGCCGGCCTACCTGCGCCGCAACCAGCTACCTAGCTACCCGACCAACATCATCGAGGACTGGGAAGCCAAGCTGGACCGCATCGTAGAGGAAACCCTGCCCGCCCCCATGACCCTGATTTCGGGCATTCCGCCCTGGGTGCAGATGTATTTCGACCGGATTGTGGCGCGCACCGGCCGGCCGGTAGGGGAGGTGTTTCCCGGCTTCGACCTGTTCGTGTACGGGGGCGTCAACTTCGAGCCCTACCGCAAAAAGCTGCTGGACACC
This region of Hymenobacter sp. YIM 151500-1 genomic DNA includes:
- a CDS encoding GH3 auxin-responsive promoter family protein, with the protein product MGLKSTLSRPLAAYVARQYARWQHDPIGTQQRVLRELLRQGARTHFGRDHDLGTARTAQDLAARVPVRDYEGLKPYFERVKAGEADVLWPGKPLYLAKTSGTTSGAKYIPLTRASIPNHINGARDALLHYVHKTGKSRFLDGKLIFLSGSPELETVGGIPTGRLSGIVNHHVPAYLRRNQLPSYPTNIIEDWEAKLDRIVEETLPAPMTLISGIPPWVQMYFDRIVARTGRPVGEVFPGFDLFVYGGVNFEPYRKKLLDTIGRAVDSVELFPASEGFLAFQDEPGNPGLLLLLDAGIFFEFVPAERFFEPNPPRLTLAEVELDQQYALVLSSNAGLWGYSLGDTVRFVSKYPFRVVVTGRIKHFLSAFGEHVIGEEVEQTLRAAMQQHPEVEVVEFTVAPRVSDDPAVPSRHEWLIEFARPPHDAAAFAAALDTGLRQRNVYYDDLLSGHILAPLQLTPLPTGAFQRYMKSQGKLGGQNKVPRLSNDRTLAKGLLAAG